GTGACGCGCTTGCGGGTGGTGGGCTGCAGGGTCCCCGTCTGCTGGGTCACGGTTTCGTCGATGCGGCTGGTCTCCTGCTTGATTTTAAGCTTGATGGAGTCCCCTTCGTTGATTTGCGGCGTGACCTTGAGCGTCGTGCCGACATCCTTGTAGTCGAAACGCTGGTAAGGACGGTCGGTGGTGGATTGGCCCACGTCCTGGCTGGTCAGATAGGGGCGGTTTTCAGCCACGGTGATGGTGGCTTCCTCGTTGTCGAGGGTCATAAGCTGGGGGGTGGCGATGATGTTGAAGCTGTTGTCGGATTTGGAGGCGCTCACCATGGCCTGAAGATTGGAATAGACGACCTCGCCGATCTTGACCGGGAAGGCCAGCGCCCCAAGCGATCCGCCCGCCGGAGGGACAAAGGCCCCGGAGGAATTATACAGGGATTCATAGCCGGCCGGATTGGAGGAACCGTAAATGAGGCCGCCGTACTTGCTGTCGCCAAGACCGGACTGTTTGTTGGCCACATTGAGGTTGACGCCAAACGACACGGACTTGTCGGTGGAGACTTCCATGATCAGCGCTTCGACATAGACCTGCTTGCGTGGGGCGTCGAGCTTTTTGACCACCTGATCGACGAAGGCGAAATCTTCCGGGGCAGCGGTCACGAGGAGGCTGTTGGTGGACTTGTCGGCCACGAAATTAAACCCGCCGGAGATGGCGGGAGCCTGCCCTTTGGTGGCGTCGCCCGAGGTGGAACTGCCCTTGGTAAAAAGCTCGTTTAAGACCTTGCTCAGGTTTTCGGCGTCGGCGTGCTGGAGCTTGTAGACGTGCAGATTGCCCTGTTCGATGGGATTGACCACGTCCAGGCGGGCCAGGAGGGATTTGATCTGGGTCACGTACTGCGGCTCGGCCAGGACGATGATGGCGTTGGTGCGTTCTTCGGGGACCACGCTGATCTTGGTGCCGGCAGCTTCCTTGGAGGCGGCCTGGGTCATCAGCTTTTCGATCTTTTGGGACAGCTTGGCTGCCGAGGCGTGCTTGAGGGGAAAGAGATAGAGCGAGGACTTGGCCGAAGCCAAGTCGAGCTGGTCCACAATGCCGATGATACGCTGAATGTTGGGACGGTAATCGGTGATGATCAGGGCATTGGTGTCGGCAAAATCGGCCAACATGCCATCCGGGGAGACCAGCGGGGCAAGGACTTTGCGCAGCTCCGGGGAACGGATATTTTTGAGCGGCACGATCTGCGTCACCATGCTGTCGTTGGGCGAGGCCACGGTTTCACGGCCCTCGATAAGGGGCATACTGCGCGCGCGACTGGTCTTGGCCGGCACGATTTTGACAAAGTTTTCGGTGGGAAGCGCCGTGTACCCGTTGACCTCAAGCACCGACTCGAAAACTTTGTAGACCTCGGGTACGGACAAGGGCTTGGGGGAAATGACTGTAATATTGCCTTTGACCGCGTCGTCGATGACGAAATTCTTGCCGGTGACCTGGCTTATGTATTTGATAAAGGCGCGGAGATCCACGCCGTCGAAATTAATGCTGATGGTCTTGGCCGAAGTGTCTTCCTGGGCTGTTGCAGGCGTTTCCGGGGCCGGAGACTGGGCTGACGCCGGCAGAGCCTGTCCCAGGAGGCCAAGCCAGACGAAACAACCGGCCAGAAGCAGGGACAGTGTACATCCGGCAGATGCCGGGAACCGGAAACAACGGGGACGCATCATGGCGGCACCTTGAAAATGGCAAGTATTAATGGACAAGCTTTGCGGGGCCGGACAATCGGTCCGTTGCATCCACCGGTCAAATGGCCGGCACGCTTTTCATCACTGGACGCTTCGTAGCACGACGGCGGCGAAGCGTCCAGATAGCCAGACTGGTGCGTTGAGGAAGACTTCGTTAGAAAGTGTACAGGAAGCCGACCGAGGTCATCCAGGCGTCGTTGGCCTGATTGGTCATGCGGTGGCCCCAGATACTGGTTTTAAGCCCTTGGGGCGAGGCAAAACCGGTCTGGAGCGTCAGGGACAGAGCTTCGGTGACGGCATAGCGGTGATCGAAGTTGACGCCAAGGACCCATTCGCCCTGGGCCAGGTTGCGGCCCATGGCGACGTACTCGCCTGGGCCGCCGGTTGCGGCCACGGCTTTTCGCAGGCCGGCCGGGCTGTTGCGGCCGGCAATGGCGGCCAGGGTCAGCCGGCTTTTGAGAGCTTCAAAAAAAGAGATATCCCGGATGGCGATCGTAGCGCCCCAGGTGCCTGTCGGGTCGATCCCTATGGA
This window of the Desulfovibrio sp. TomC genome carries:
- the gspD gene encoding type II secretion system secretin GspD codes for the protein MMRPRCFRFPASAGCTLSLLLAGCFVWLGLLGQALPASAQSPAPETPATAQEDTSAKTISINFDGVDLRAFIKYISQVTGKNFVIDDAVKGNITVISPKPLSVPEVYKVFESVLEVNGYTALPTENFVKIVPAKTSRARSMPLIEGRETVASPNDSMVTQIVPLKNIRSPELRKVLAPLVSPDGMLADFADTNALIITDYRPNIQRIIGIVDQLDLASAKSSLYLFPLKHASAAKLSQKIEKLMTQAASKEAAGTKISVVPEERTNAIIVLAEPQYVTQIKSLLARLDVVNPIEQGNLHVYKLQHADAENLSKVLNELFTKGSSTSGDATKGQAPAISGGFNFVADKSTNSLLVTAAPEDFAFVDQVVKKLDAPRKQVYVEALIMEVSTDKSVSFGVNLNVANKQSGLGDSKYGGLIYGSSNPAGYESLYNSSGAFVPPAGGSLGALAFPVKIGEVVYSNLQAMVSASKSDNSFNIIATPQLMTLDNEEATITVAENRPYLTSQDVGQSTTDRPYQRFDYKDVGTTLKVTPQINEGDSIKLKIKQETSRIDETVTQQTGTLQPTTRKRVTETTVMCKNAETIVLSGLIGKSRSEGNSKVPGLGDVPVLGWLFKNKTVKDDRTNLYVFITPRITTPGVESDQLLHTKKMELERQIEFNEEELSKPIRKAPVFFAAGAGS